A window of Bradyrhizobium sp. AZCC 1719 genomic DNA:
GCCCGCGACCGGTTTGCCCGCGGCATCGGTGACGCGGCCATACAACACGCACTCGCTGCCGGGCTTCGGGTTCTTGGCGATCGAACTGCCGGCTGCAAGCGTCGGCGTGGCCTCGCGGTAGAACGGGCCAAGCAGACTGGTGTGGGTGGCTTCCTCGAGCGCGGTTGCGTCGTGCAGTCCGTTGACGAGCGCCGAGAGGCCGAGCGTATCGGATAGCAGGATGAATTCCTGCCGTTCCGGCGAACACATCTTGCCGGCGGCAGTCATGAATTCGATGCCCTTGATCCATTCCGCGGGCGTCAGGTTGACCTCGCGGGCGAAGGCATGGAGATGCTTTACCGCCGATGCCATGATCTCCTTCAGACGAGGGTCAGGCGTCGTCGCCATCTGGTCGAGCACGGCGTCCGTGATCGTTTCCGGCGTTAACTCACGCATGCGTCACTCCCTGAGCTGCCGGCTGTTATTCGACCTGCCGGCTGTTTTGCAGCAAGCCTAACCGCTTGTTGGGGATCAACACAAGGCGTTCGAAGGCGAGGCCTGCGCCCTCTCCTACGAATTGATACGGGCGAACAGGGTCACATGGCCCACACATTTGCGCATCGAACGAGCGCGGCCGGCTTCAGCCCACGATTTTGCGATTGCACAATTGGCGCAACGGCAGTGGGATCATTTTTCCTTTTCGCGTATCGGCGGTGCAGTCTTCTCCGCCGGCGCCGGCGGCAGCGCGGGCTGAGCGCCCGACTTCTGCGCTTCCGGGTCGGGACGGGCCGGCTGCGGCGGAACGTCTGATGGCCTTTGCCCGGTTGTGCCCGGTTCGGACGGCGCAGGCGGCGCGGGCGGTTTCGTTTCCGCGTCTGGCGTCGATTGCGTTGGCGGTGTCGCCTGCGCGACGTGCTGGGAATCGCGCGCCACGATCTCGCTCAGCGACAACGCCGAAATGATTAGCCCGACCGCGATCAGCGTGGACGCGCCAAGCATTTCCCTTCGGTATTTGCGCTGACGAGCATCGGCAGGCATATCGTTCGACCCACGAAATGGTTCGTGGGCTCAACGGCCGGCAAGGCGCATAGTTCCGCGGGGAACCTGCTTGGTACCTGTCCGAGACGCCTAGAATTCCAGCATCCCGGCGTCGCCGTCCTCGGTGCCGAAGGCCAGCAGCGTGCCCTTCGCGTTCCAGGCCAGCGCCGAGACCGGCTCGCTGCCGTTGCGGCGCACCAGAATTTCCGCGCCGTCCTCGAGCCGCACGATCAGCACGGTGCCGTCACTATAGCCTGAGGCCATGATGTCCTGCTTCGGATGACAGGCGACCATGGAAACGCGCGCCTGCAGCGGCGCCAGCATCGCAGGCTCCTTGCCCATCGGACCGTCCTTGCTGGCGAACGGCCAGATGATCACGCTGTCCGCACCCGACGTGGCGAGCCCCTTGCCGCCGGCGCTCCACGACATCGAGCGGACGCGGCCGGGATAGCCGCTCATCCGCATGTGCCTGATATCGGCGAGCCGCCAGCCATGCAGCGCCGGCTCATGCATGGCGGTGACCAGGAATTTGTTGTCGGGGCTGAAGGTGACGGCGAGGTGCGAGCCGGCCCATTCCAAAAATTCCGGCTTCGCCGCCATGTTGGGAAACCACAGCGTCACGCCGTTGTAATGGGCGACCGCCACGCGCAGGCCTTTTGGCGCGAAGGCGAGGCCGCCCACGGTCGACGGCGCATCAAAAGTCTTCTCCTCGCCCTTGCCGCTGCGGACGAACGCCGTCTTGCCAGCCGACCAGGCAAACGCGCCATCGGGATGCAGCGCGACATTGTCGATCCAGCGCCGCTTTGCGTCGGTCGCAAGCACCGACGTCTCACCCTTTGCATTCAATGCAACGAGCTTGCCGTCGTCGCCACCGGTGACGACGCGCTTGCCATCGGACGCTGTGCAGAGGATGGCGCCGCCGTGCACGACCACATGGGAGATTTCGCCGGTGGCATCGGCGATTGCGACTTTTTCCTCGGCACACACGAAGGCAGCGCGCTCGCCGAGGAAATGCACGGCGGAGACGGGAGCACCGACCGCGACGGATTTCACGCGGTCGGTCAGGGATGCAATGGTGAGCTGTTCGGAAGACATGATTTCCGTCTCACGCAACAATGCAGCTTTCGAAACCTTCGCGGATCGTCTTTTCCGGCAACTCGCGGCCGATGAAGACGACGCGGCTTTCGCGCGGCTCGCCTTCCTTCCATTGCCGCTGATGATCGCCTTCCAGCATCATGTGCACGCCCTGGAACACATAACGATCGTCGTCGTCGGTGAAGGAGAGGATGCCTTTCGAGCGCAAAATCTTCTGGCCCTCGGTGGCAACGAGGTTTTGCAGCCACGGCATGAATTTGGTCGGGTCGAGCGGCTTGTCCGACCGCAGCGACAGCGATTGCATTTCCTCGTCGTGGTAGTGCTTCAATCCGCCATGGCTGTGGCTGTGATCGTTGTGATGATGGTCATGATCATGATGATGATCATGATCGTGGTGGTGATGATCGTCGCCGGCGTCGAGGAATTCCGGCTCGATCTCCAGAATGCGATCGAGATCGAACGCGCCGCGCTCCAGCACGTCGGATAGCGCGACCTTGCATCGCTCGGCGCGGTGCAGCTTTGCATATGGGTTGATGCCGCGAATTCGGGCCTCGACTTCGGCCAATTCCGGTTTGGAGACGAGGTCGGTTTTGTTCAGCACGATGACGTCGGCGAACGCGATCTGGTTCTTGGCTTCCGGCGCATCCTTGAGACGATCGCTCAGCCATTTGGCGTCGGCTACGGTGACGACCGCGTCGAGCCGCGCGTTCTTCTGCACGTCTTCGTCGACGAAGAAGGTCTGCGCCACCGGCGCTGGATCGGCCAGCCCCGTGGTCTCGACGATGATGGCGTCGAACTTGCCCTTGCGCTTCATCAAACCATCCATGATGCGGACGAGGTCGCCGCGCACAGTGCAGCAGATGCAGCCATTGTTCATCTCGAACACTTCCTCATCGGCGCCGATGATGAGGTCGTTGTCGATGCCGATCTCGCCGAATTCATTGACGATGACGGCGTACTTCTTGCCGTGGTTTTCCGACAGGATGCGGTTGAGCAGCGTGGTCTTGCCGGCGCCGAGATAACCCGTCAGCACGGTCACTGGAATTTTTTGGGACGAAAGTTCAGACATAATGGCTCCGGAGCGGAAATGGTTTTACGCACCGGCAGCAGGGAGGCCCCTGCCCTATGGGCTCAGCGCGCTGGTCAGGGCCTTTATATTGTGCCTGACCATCGCAATGTAAGTGGGAGAATCGCCCTTTTCGCCGGTCAAGCTGTCGGAATAGAGCGTTCCGCCGACCCTGGCGCCGGTCTCGGCCGATATCCGGCCCATCAGGCGGGGATCGCTGATATTTTCGAGAAAAACTGCCGGTATTTTGGTCGCCCTGATCTGGGTGATGATCTTTGCGACATCGCGGGCGCTGGCCTCGGATTCGGTCGATACGCCGACCGGCGCAATGAATTCGATGCCGTAGGCGGCGGCAAAATAACCGAACGCGCCGTGGGTCGAGATCACCTTGCGACGGCCTTCCGGAATTTTGGCGACCGTCTCGCGCACCTCGCGGTCCAATGCGTCGAGTTGCGCCAGATAGGCGCTGGCGTTGGACTTGAAGGTTTCGGCACTGGCGGAATCGGCGGCCACCAGCGCGTCGCGGATATTGGCCACGTAGATCTTGGCGTTGGCAACCGATTGCCAGGCATGAGGATCGGCTACCGAGCCGAGTTTGAGCGGCGTAATGCCGGTAGTCGCGGTTACGACGGTCGCCTTTCCGCCGGCGGATTTGACGAGCCGTGACAACCAGCCCTCGAACCCAAGACCATTGACGAACACAAGCCTTGCACCCGCAACCCGCTTGGCGTCCGACGGTGCCGGCACATAAACATGCGCATCGCCGTCGGGCCCGACCAGCGTCATGACCTCGACGCGATCGCCGCCGACCTGGCGGACGAAATCGCCGATGATTGAGAAGCTCGCAACGACGTTGAGGCGGTCCTCGGCGCGGGCCGGGCCGACGACCGCGAGCATGGCGAGAGCGATAAGCCAGTACCGGATCATGACTACGCCTCGAGATGACGGCCGGGAAACATCTGCCGGACCAAACCGCTGACAGGGCCGAACAACAGCGATGCGACATACAGCACCGCCGCGATCAGGATGACCGCGGGGCCTGAAGGAATTTTCGTCTGGAACGACAGCACCAGTCCGGCATAGCCCGAGACAATCGCGCTTGCGACCGCGATGCAGATCATGCCGGTGATGTCGCGCGACCAGAACCGGGCGATGCCGGCGGGCAGGATCATCAGGCCAACGCCGAGGAGCGTGCCGAGCGCGTGAAAGCCGTTGACCAGGTTGATGACGACCAGCGCCAGGAACGCCAGATGCGCGGGCGCGCCGGCGCGAGAGACGGTGCGCAGGAACACCGGATCGACGCATTCGATCACGAGGGGACGGTAGATCACCGCCATCACCAGGAGTGTAATCGTGGCGTTGAAGGCGATCACCAATAGCGTCTGGTCGTCCATCGCGAGGATGTTGCCGAACAGCACGTGCAGCAGGTCGATATTGGTGCCCTTGATGGAAACGATGGTGACGCCGAGCGCGAGCGACACCAGATAGAACGTTGCGAGCGAGGCGTCTTCCTTCAGCTCGGTGTTGCGCGCGACGAGGCCGGCGAGCAGCGCGACGGTAAAGCCCGCGATCAATCCGCCCGTCGTCATCGCGAACAGATTCAATCCCGAGACCAGGAAACCGATCGCAGCGCCCGGCAGGATCGCATGCGCCATGGCGTCGCCGACCAGGCTCATCCGCCGCAGCATCAGGAACACGCCGATCGGCGCGGCGCCGAGCGCAAGCGCAATCACGGCGGCGAGCGCGCGGCGCATGAACTCGAATTCGATGAAGGGCGCGAACAGCGCGTCGTACAGCATCAGGCCGCCCGTGATGGCATATCGGCGGCGCAAGCTGCGGCACTGTCGTCGAAGGCTTCGCACATCTTCATCGCCACGAGCAGATTTTCCGGTGTCAGCACTTCGGCGGTCGGCCCCCACGCAACCGGCCCGCGCGCCAACAGCAGGGTTTCCGGGAAGTGGCTTCGCACCATCTCCAGATCGTGCAGCGCCGCCAGCACGGTGCGCCCCTCGCCATGCCAGCGCCTGACCAGCGCGATCAGGTCCGCCGAGGTTTTGGCGTCGATGGCGTTAAACGGCTCATCCAAAACGATGAGGCGCGAATCCTGCAGCAGCACCCGCGCAAACAGCATGCGCTGCATCTGCCCGCCGGACAGCGTGCCGATCGCGCGGTTTTCGAAACCGTTGAGCCCGACCGCGGCGAGCGCCGCCAGGATCTTCTCGCGCGCGGCCTTGCCGATGCCGCCGAACGGGCCCGTCGAACGCCACAAGCCGCTGCCGACGAAATCGAACACCGAGATCGGAAAGCTGCGGTCGATGTCGACGCTCTGCGGCAGATAGGCGATGTCCCTGCTATCGAGACCGCCGAGACCAATCGCGCCGGACAGCGGCTTGAGGATGCCGGCCACCCCCCGGAACAGCGTCGACTTGCCGGCGCCGTTCGGCCCGATCACTGCCATCAGCGCGCCCGGCGCGACCTCGCCGTTGAGGTGATGCACCGCCGGATGCCGATCGTAGCCGAGGGTGACGTTTCGAAACTTTATCTGCGCGGTCATGCTCACCTCATCGCCACCAGGACAACGGCCCACAGAGCGACGCTGACGGCGAGCGCTGCGGCAAGGCGGGCTGACAGGGTCATCCGCAGGATCGACCAGGGCGCGGCCTGCGCCGGATGCGGCGTCGCCGGACCGTGGCTGTGGGCGTGAGCGTGATGCGCGTGGTCGTGGGAGTGAGGCATGGATCGACGTTATAATATAACATTACGGAAGTCCACGAGGCGAAGCGGCCGTAAACCGGTGTTCTAGGAAGCCCTCGCCCGTCGTCCCCAGCCAACGGTCGCGCGAATGCGCGCCCGAGGCTCTGGCGGGGGACCCAGTACGCTGCGGCTTCTCCCTTTAATTCACGGGGACGCAAATCGACGTCTTTAGCGCGATCTGCGGGCGGCATGCCGAACCCCGTGGATTACAATCCCTGTCGTGTCGGGCCGATAGAAAATCAGATAGGGATAGGGTCTTGCCACCGCCCTGCGGATGCCATTCTTGCTGGTAAGACGGCCGGAATTCGGGTGATCTGCGAGCAGTTCAATCACGGCCTGGAGTCGCCGCTTGACGTTGTCTGCACCCTGTGGCGAACGAGCATCAATGTAGTCGAGGATTTCGGCAAGCTGCCGGAGCGCCCGGCGTGTGTAGCGGACCTTCACAGCCCATGCTTCGCCCAGACGGCGCGGACCTCTTCATCGGTTGCGAACTCACCGCGTGCGGCTTCGGCCAGCGAAGCATCAAGATCGGCAGCTTCCTCGGGTGTGAGCTCATAAGGCGGCTGGTCCACGCCTGCGAGTTGCAGCAGAATTCGCGCGAGATCGTCCTGCGCCTCATCTGGCAAAGCGGAAACGGCCTTGACGGCCTGTTCGAGCAAGCGGGTCATGCTGCAACTATCAAGCGGGTCATGCTGCAACTATAATGAGTTCGGTTCCTCATTGAAAGCCTTGTGGCCGGCCTCGCCTGCCCTCACGGCTTGCCGATCATCATCGCGATGGCGGCCGCCAGAAACGGAAACGGCACTGACACCGCGGCACGAAACCAGACGAAGCGGGCCGGCATGAACGGGATTTCCCAGAGGATCATGCGCTGAAAGGCGAACAGCGCCCAGGCAACGACATAGGCGATCACCTGTGGCGTGCCGCCGCCGACTTTCAGCGCCACCGCGCCGATCGAAAAACCGACCACCGGGCCTCCGGGCGTCGCCGCCCCCGCAATCACCGCGGTCAGCACGCCGAGCCAGCCGCTGTCGGGGCCGAGCCAGCCGGTGATGACTTCCGGCGGGATGACGGCAGCGATATAGCCCGAGCCGATCACGCCGAGTGCAATGCGCGGCACGATGTTGATGAAGTCCATCGAGCCTTCGCGCACCGACGACACCAGCACGACGCGGCCGCGCCGCCAGGCCATGAAGCCGAGAATGGCGACCGAGCCCCACAGCGTGAAGTCGATGATCAGCGCAGACGCCGTCACGACGGCTCGCCCTTCGGGTACATCCGCACGAACACGAAGCGGCCGAGCCAGCCTGCCAGCACCGGGATCGGCAGCGAGATCACGATGCGCCACAGCGTGAAGTCGGTGCCGAGAATAGGCAGCTCCCAGGCGACCGCGCGGCCGTAACCGATCAGCGTCCAGCTCACGACCATGGCGATGGTGGCGCCGAAATCGGCGCCGACTGTCAGGAGCGCCGCGGCCACCGGATAGGCGGTGAACGGGCCGCCCGGCAGGATCGCTCCGAATGCCGTTCCGATCAAAAGTCCTTTCAGGCCCGATTCCGGCCCGAGCGAGCGTGAGACTTTGTCATGCGGCAGAATTTCCGCGATGAATCCGCCGAGCAGGCAGCCGGCCAGCACGCGCGGGATGATTTCGCCGAACAGCCAGAGGTCATGGGTGAGAATATTGAGCACGCCGTCGATGCCGTCGCGCCGCCACACCAGCGCAGCGCAGATCGCGACGAGCGCGCCGATCACGATCATCGACCAGCCGACCGGCTTGCGGGCACGCCGGGGTTTTGGCTCGGCGTCGTCGGCTGGCGCCGGGTCTGTTAGCGGAGTTTCTGACAAGGCCGTGCGTTGGCGGGTGAAGCTAGTCCATCCTGCTTAGTCCCGCGCGTGTGGCGAAGCAAACGGAAGCTCGCACGATACCCATGCGCTTCTCAGGGACGCCCATGCGAGGACGTCACGCAGCCCGTGATCGTATGGCGGTTGGTTCAGGTGAACTGCCGCACCAGTGCGAGACCGCCGAACAGCCCGGCAATCGAGAGCACGACGGAGCCAATCACGTAAAGTGCCGCGAGCCCAAGCTCGCCGCGCTCGTAGAGCAGCGCGGCATCGAGCGAATAGGCCGAGAACGTGGTGTAGCCGCCGAGGACGCCGGTCATCAAAAACAGCCGCCAGGGCTGCGAGGCTTCGCCCTTGAAGGCGAGATAACCCGCGATCAGCCCCATCGCGGTCGAGCCGGTGATGTTGATGATGAAGGTGCCCCAGGGAAAGGCGGTGCCGAGGCAGCGGGCGCAGATGAGATTGATGAGATGACGCAGCGTCGCGCCAAGGCCGCCGCCGAAAAAGACCAACAGATAGCTCATCGCAGCAATTTTTCCACGTCACAACATCCCGGCAGAGTGGTTGTGCCGCACGGGAGCCCTCCCCGCAAGGATTTGAAGGTACAGCGGTAGCCGCACTACCACCCCTTCGATGTCTACTCCGCTGTCATTCCGGGGCGGCGCGAAGCGGCGAACCCGGAATCTCGAGATTCCGGGATCGATGCTTTCGCATCGCCCCGGAATGACTGTGCCTTAGGCTCCGGCCTTGCCGAACAGCTCGTCGACGTAGTCCCAGTTGATCAGGTTATCGCAGAACGCCTTGAGATAGTCGGGACGGCGGTTGCGATAGTCGATGTAGTAGGAGTGCTCCCAGACGTCGCAGCCGAGAATCGGCGTCGCGCCGTAGACCAGCGGGCTCTCGCCGTTCGCGGTCTTGGAGATTTCGAGCTTGCCGTTCTTGACCGACAGCCAGCACCAGCCGGAGCCGAACTGGCCAACGCCGGCGGCGGCGAAATCGGCCTTGAACTTCTCGAGCCCGCCGAGGTCTTCGGTGATCTTCTTCTCCAGGCGGCCGGGCAGCTTGCTGCCGCCGCCATTCGGCTTCATCCAGTTCCAGAAATGCAGGTGGTTGTAATGCTGGCCGGCATTGTTGAACACGGCCGGATTCTTGCCGAACGAACCCTTGACGATCTCCTCCAGGGACTTGCCTTCGAATTCAGTCCCCTTGATCGCGTTGTTTCCGTTGGTCACGTAAGCCTGGTGATGCTTGTCGTGGTGGTATTCCAGCGTTTCCTTGGACATGTGGGGCGCAAGGGCGTCGTGGGAATAGGGGAGATTGGGCAGCGTGAAGGTCATGGGGTGATGTCCGAACTGATGGGAGAACGTGGTCTAACGGGAACCCTTATAGAAGGTTCCATTGCGCATAAACACCGCAATTTGGCAAGAACGGGAAGGCTTCCGGTAACGCCGCGTCCCGCGTCCAGCGTATGACGGGCATGGCAGCCGCGCATCGGCGCTGTATGGTGATGAAATGAGCATCGAAATCGACGTCCTGAACGGGGACTCCTCATGGCCGCGCGCCGAACCGCTGATGCAGGCGGTATGGCCGCGCGAGATTGTCGAAAAATTGTCCTGGGGTCACGTCAAATGGGCCCATGCCGATCTGCGCGTGCTGATCGACGCACCTGAGGACGCGGAGAGGTCGGGGCTGGCCTGCCATGTCGGCATCTATTTCCGCACCGCGACCTGGGACGGTCGCAAGGTCCAGATCGGCGGCATCGGCGGCGTCTCGACGCGGGAGGATTGCCGGGGACGCGGCTATGCCACGCTGGCGCTCAACGCCGCGATCAGGACACTGCGCGACCACGAAGCGGTGCGCTTTGCGATGTTGTTCTGCGAGCCGCACAATGAAGCATTCTATCAGGCGCGCGGCTGGCATGCGTTCAACGGCGAGGTCTATGCCGAGCAGCCTGAGGGAAGAATTCGCTTCGAGGCCATGGCGCCGTTCGTGTTCGATTTCACCCGCAAGCCGCGCGATGGAATAATCGACCTATGCGGCCTGCCATGGTGACCTCTGCGCGGGGTGCGGGTGGCTTGCACGCGGCCAGCCAGATAATATGTCGTCCATAATCTATTCGATTTGGATCACGGTGACGCATGACCATTGACGCCCCGCTCGACATGCGTCCCACCGCCGCCGTTCCGTCCGCCCCGGCCAACGGCCTGCTCACCTCGCCGATCCTGCCGACGCTGCTGACACTTGCGCTTCCCAACGCGATCGCCATGGTCGGCATGACGCTGGTTGCGGTCGCCGAGACCTCCTATATCGGCCGGCTCGGTACCGAGCCGCTCGCCGGGATCGCGCTGGTGTTTCCCTTCGTCATACTGACTCAGATGATGTCCGCGGGCGCGATGGGCGGCGGCGTTTCCTCCGCCATCAGCCGCGCGCTCGGCGCCGGCGACCGCGACCGTGCGGCGACATTGGCCCTGCATGCGGCGATGATCGGCGCCTGCGCCGGGCTGTTCTTCACGGTAACGATGCTGGCATTTGGCCGCGCGTTTTACGCGCTGCTCGGCGGCCGCGACGGCGTGCTCGAACAGGCCATGCAATATTCGAACGTGCTGTTCTCCGGTGCGATCGCGATCTGGCTGGTCAACACGCTGGCCTCCGTGGTGCGCGGCACCGGCGATATGCGGATTCCATCGATCACGCTGATCGGCATCGCGCTGGTGCAGATCGCCGGTGGCGGCGCGCTGGGCCTTGGGCTGTTCGGACTGCCCGGACTCGGCATGCGTGGCGTTGCCGCAGGCCAGCTCGCCGCTTTCACGCTTGGGGCTATCTTCCTCGTCTGGCACCTCGTCAGTGGCCGCAGCCGGCTGACGCTGAACTTCAACGGCTTCAAATTCCAGCGCGACATGTTCTTCGACATTCTCAGGGTCGGCGCAGTGTCCTGTCTTTCGCCGCTGCAAACCGTGCTGACGGTGTTGATCTTCACCAAAATCCTGGCCGGCTATGGTACCGAGACGCTGGCCGGTTATGGCATGGGCTCGCGGCTGGAATTCCTGTTGACGCCGATCGCCTTCGCATTCGGCGTCGCCTCGGTGCCGATGGTCGGCATGGCCATTGGTGCGGGCCTCGTGACGCGCGCACGGCAGGTGGCGTGGACCGCGGGCGCTGCGGCCGGCATCACCGTCGGCGCCATCGGACTGATTGTCGCGGCAAAGCCGTCGGTCTGGGTTTCGATGTTCACCGGCGATCCCGGCGTCACCGCCGCCGCCAATGCCTATTTCACCTGGGCAGGCCCGGCATTCGCGTTTTTCGGGATCGGCGTCAGTCTCTATTTCTCTTCGCAAGGTGCTGCGAAGGTGGGCGGTCCCGTGATGGCCGGCACCGCAAGGTTGCTGATCGTCGGGGGCGGCGGCTGGTGGCTGGCCTCCATGGGCGCGCCGGCATCGGCCTTGTTCGCACTGGTCGGCGCAGCGATGGTCGTTTATGGCCTCGGCACGGCGCTGTCGATCCGTCTGACCCGCTGGGGCAAATGATAACGGCAAGTTGCACTCAATCCGACGTTGCACAAATCTGATTTATTGCTATGCAGGCCTGCTTTTTCGTAAGGAATGATTCATGGCTTGCAGAACGGCTTTCATCATCGCGATCTCGGCGGCATTGCTGGCCGCACCATCCGCCTTCGCGCAAGGCGCCGAGCCGACCGGCGTCTGGCTGACCCAGGCGGGCGATGCCAAGGTGAAAATCAGCAAATGCGGCGGTGGAATTTGCGGCGTGATCGTCGCCCTGAAGGAGCCGATCGATCAGGCCACCGGCAAGCCTCAGGTAGATGACAAAAATCCGGACCCGGCCCTGAGGCGGCGGCCGATGATCGGCCTTCCCCTGTTCAGCGGCATGAGCCCCAGCGGTCCCAACAAATGGTCGGGCCAGATCTACAATGCCGATGACGGCGGCACCTACGCCAGCAGCGTCTCGGTAACAGGCGCAGACACGCTCAAGGTCGAAGGCTGCGTCGGCGCGCTCTGCGGCGGGGAGAACTGGACGCGCGTGGGCCGGTAGGGCGTGTACACCTCCGCATACGCATCGGAAGCCGGGGAAATCAACCCGGTGATCTCACGGTATTCTTGGGGTAGCTACGTTGGTCTTTGGATTGAAAGTGGGCGTTCAGCCCGTCTAATGTCTTCATAAGGCTCGTCGTCCTGCTTCCTTCGCTTGTATCTTGCATCGCTGAGCCAATATGATGGCAGCCGTAATGACCCAGCAGTGCGGAATGCGAGACTGATTTTCATATGCGGTTGAAGGCTGCGGTCGTCAGTACGGTGGTTTTAGCGGTGACGGCCTTATGGCTGCTCGTACTGCGAACCCGCTTTCCATATCTGGACCAGATCCCCGTATACGATGCCGATGTCACGACTTCCAGCGCCAGGATGTGGGCGCACAATTGGTGGGTCAACGGCCCGCTCAATATGTGGTTTGCGACCCCGTACTCGCCTTTGTCGGTGGAAACACCTACCCTGGCAGATGTGACGCTGTATCAATCGTGGCCGCCGGGCACGTTCGTACCGATTTATCTGCTCGCCGAGATATTGAAGATCGAACCAAGCGTGCCGCTGATCAACTGGTTCAACGTGGTGACCCATGGCATGATCGCCCTGGCGGTGGCGTTCACCGCCTTCAACATCGCCCGACTCAACAGATTGCACATTGTAGCTTGCGGATTCATCGCCGTAGGCGTCGCATTTCCGGTCTTGTATCCTCACGGGCTGGTTTATTTTTTCTCGCAAATCTACTGCGTTACGATTGCGATCCTGTTGTACGCGGCAGCGTTCATTTTACTCGAAT
This region includes:
- a CDS encoding WD40 repeat domain-containing protein, with protein sequence MSSEQLTIASLTDRVKSVAVGAPVSAVHFLGERAAFVCAEEKVAIADATGEISHVVVHGGAILCTASDGKRVVTGGDDGKLVALNAKGETSVLATDAKRRWIDNVALHPDGAFAWSAGKTAFVRSGKGEEKTFDAPSTVGGLAFAPKGLRVAVAHYNGVTLWFPNMAAKPEFLEWAGSHLAVTFSPDNKFLVTAMHEPALHGWRLADIRHMRMSGYPGRVRSMSWSAGGKGLATSGADSVIIWPFASKDGPMGKEPAMLAPLQARVSMVACHPKQDIMASGYSDGTVLIVRLEDGAEILVRRNGSEPVSALAWNAKGTLLAFGTEDGDAGMLEF
- a CDS encoding CobW family GTP-binding protein, encoding MSELSSQKIPVTVLTGYLGAGKTTLLNRILSENHGKKYAVIVNEFGEIGIDNDLIIGADEEVFEMNNGCICCTVRGDLVRIMDGLMKRKGKFDAIIVETTGLADPAPVAQTFFVDEDVQKNARLDAVVTVADAKWLSDRLKDAPEAKNQIAFADVIVLNKTDLVSKPELAEVEARIRGINPYAKLHRAERCKVALSDVLERGAFDLDRILEIEPEFLDAGDDHHHHDHDHHHDHDHHHNDHSHSHGGLKHYHDEEMQSLSLRSDKPLDPTKFMPWLQNLVATEGQKILRSKGILSFTDDDDRYVFQGVHMMLEGDHQRQWKEGEPRESRVVFIGRELPEKTIREGFESCIVA
- a CDS encoding metal ABC transporter substrate-binding protein, which codes for MIRYWLIALAMLAVVGPARAEDRLNVVASFSIIGDFVRQVGGDRVEVMTLVGPDGDAHVYVPAPSDAKRVAGARLVFVNGLGFEGWLSRLVKSAGGKATVVTATTGITPLKLGSVADPHAWQSVANAKIYVANIRDALVAADSASAETFKSNASAYLAQLDALDREVRETVAKIPEGRRKVISTHGAFGYFAAAYGIEFIAPVGVSTESEASARDVAKIITQIRATKIPAVFLENISDPRLMGRISAETGARVGGTLYSDSLTGEKGDSPTYIAMVRHNIKALTSALSP
- a CDS encoding metal ABC transporter permease, whose product is MLYDALFAPFIEFEFMRRALAAVIALALGAAPIGVFLMLRRMSLVGDAMAHAILPGAAIGFLVSGLNLFAMTTGGLIAGFTVALLAGLVARNTELKEDASLATFYLVSLALGVTIVSIKGTNIDLLHVLFGNILAMDDQTLLVIAFNATITLLVMAVIYRPLVIECVDPVFLRTVSRAGAPAHLAFLALVVINLVNGFHALGTLLGVGLMILPAGIARFWSRDITGMICIAVASAIVSGYAGLVLSFQTKIPSGPAVILIAAVLYVASLLFGPVSGLVRQMFPGRHLEA
- a CDS encoding metal ABC transporter ATP-binding protein, producing the protein MTAQIKFRNVTLGYDRHPAVHHLNGEVAPGALMAVIGPNGAGKSTLFRGVAGILKPLSGAIGLGGLDSRDIAYLPQSVDIDRSFPISVFDFVGSGLWRSTGPFGGIGKAAREKILAALAAVGLNGFENRAIGTLSGGQMQRMLFARVLLQDSRLIVLDEPFNAIDAKTSADLIALVRRWHGEGRTVLAALHDLEMVRSHFPETLLLARGPVAWGPTAEVLTPENLLVAMKMCEAFDDSAAACAADMPSRAA
- a CDS encoding type II toxin-antitoxin system RelE/ParE family toxin, coding for MKVRYTRRALRQLAEILDYIDARSPQGADNVKRRLQAVIELLADHPNSGRLTSKNGIRRAVARPYPYLIFYRPDTTGIVIHGVRHAARRSR
- a CDS encoding permease; amino-acid sequence: MSETPLTDPAPADDAEPKPRRARKPVGWSMIVIGALVAICAALVWRRDGIDGVLNILTHDLWLFGEIIPRVLAGCLLGGFIAEILPHDKVSRSLGPESGLKGLLIGTAFGAILPGGPFTAYPVAAALLTVGADFGATIAMVVSWTLIGYGRAVAWELPILGTDFTLWRIVISLPIPVLAGWLGRFVFVRMYPKGEPS
- the crcB gene encoding fluoride efflux transporter CrcB; this encodes MSYLLVFFGGGLGATLRHLINLICARCLGTAFPWGTFIINITGSTAMGLIAGYLAFKGEASQPWRLFLMTGVLGGYTTFSAYSLDAALLYERGELGLAALYVIGSVVLSIAGLFGGLALVRQFT
- a CDS encoding superoxide dismutase, whose protein sequence is MTFTLPNLPYSHDALAPHMSKETLEYHHDKHHQAYVTNGNNAIKGTEFEGKSLEEIVKGSFGKNPAVFNNAGQHYNHLHFWNWMKPNGGGSKLPGRLEKKITEDLGGLEKFKADFAAAGVGQFGSGWCWLSVKNGKLEISKTANGESPLVYGATPILGCDVWEHSYYIDYRNRRPDYLKAFCDNLINWDYVDELFGKAGA
- a CDS encoding GNAT family N-acetyltransferase, whose protein sequence is MSIEIDVLNGDSSWPRAEPLMQAVWPREIVEKLSWGHVKWAHADLRVLIDAPEDAERSGLACHVGIYFRTATWDGRKVQIGGIGGVSTREDCRGRGYATLALNAAIRTLRDHEAVRFAMLFCEPHNEAFYQARGWHAFNGEVYAEQPEGRIRFEAMAPFVFDFTRKPRDGIIDLCGLPW
- a CDS encoding MATE family efflux transporter, with the protein product MTIDAPLDMRPTAAVPSAPANGLLTSPILPTLLTLALPNAIAMVGMTLVAVAETSYIGRLGTEPLAGIALVFPFVILTQMMSAGAMGGGVSSAISRALGAGDRDRAATLALHAAMIGACAGLFFTVTMLAFGRAFYALLGGRDGVLEQAMQYSNVLFSGAIAIWLVNTLASVVRGTGDMRIPSITLIGIALVQIAGGGALGLGLFGLPGLGMRGVAAGQLAAFTLGAIFLVWHLVSGRSRLTLNFNGFKFQRDMFFDILRVGAVSCLSPLQTVLTVLIFTKILAGYGTETLAGYGMGSRLEFLLTPIAFAFGVASVPMVGMAIGAGLVTRARQVAWTAGAAAGITVGAIGLIVAAKPSVWVSMFTGDPGVTAAANAYFTWAGPAFAFFGIGVSLYFSSQGAAKVGGPVMAGTARLLIVGGGGWWLASMGAPASALFALVGAAMVVYGLGTALSIRLTRWGK